Proteins encoded together in one Chthonomonadales bacterium window:
- a CDS encoding DEAD/DEAH box helicase has product MDLDALLHALTQSPSYRGQIVHLRREPARPPAWREPGRPLGAALERALAAGGVGRLYTHQADALELARAGRDPLVVTGSASGKSLCYQLPVLEALAADPAATALLLFPSKALCQDQFLAFADLLHRAGMHERLAGVYDGDTPMPLRRRLRDRAAVLFSNPDMLHAGLMPQHGRWARFLGGLRLVALDELHVYSGIFGANMANVLRRLLRLCAHYGADPRLVACSATVGNPSELARAVTGREMALVARDGSPRGARAYVFWNPPVERPTRYRARRSANVEAHDLMALLMQRDVRTIAFSKAKMTAEMIARYVAEKLRETAPHLSGAVAPYRGGYLPEERRAIEARLFGGDLLGVSATPALELGIDVGGLDAALIVGYPGTRASFFQQAGRAGRGGRESLVVLVGLDTLINQYVLRHPDHLFERPPESGVVEPDNPFVLLGHLRCAVQEIPLPRAEEPRFGPHAAVVLRVLADNRKVRLAAGAWYHAAEEMPHHEFGLRGYANANVALEDAASGAVIGELNEYDAPSIVHPHAIYMHRGDTWRVLDLDMERKRARVVREETDYYTQPSGGTDVHHVDACLRARPFGAGRAFWGEVTARFVTFGYEKIRFYTLDAFEGGEVDPLELWLETMAVWIVPPEELMARVLRAGLDPHSGLRGIGYAARMTLPLFVACDTADFSHSVGCRNAPWNAVFVYERHPLGLGYTEAAYRDLHRVLPAVLDTIRGCGCANGCPCCVGKPLRQQIVFNPERGEASIPSKAAARMILEGLLGDGAGLQAPDDDALTDTDEAAAIRLERALRRRLERGREPQLPHVIAHHLPVRYPDPEDPSTLAQPDAARRSERRRDFHRALSRRIAERAADLPASEPVPPGPNGAPQPPPPAAQPQPPSLEPGPRSPGDSQAARARRRLRERRAGEPDGQ; this is encoded by the coding sequence GTGGACCTCGATGCCCTTCTGCATGCCCTGACCCAGTCGCCGTCGTACCGCGGCCAGATCGTCCACCTGCGCCGCGAGCCCGCCCGGCCGCCGGCCTGGCGGGAGCCGGGCCGGCCCCTGGGCGCCGCGCTGGAGCGGGCCCTGGCCGCCGGAGGCGTCGGCCGCCTCTACACTCACCAGGCCGACGCTCTCGAGCTGGCGCGCGCCGGGCGCGACCCGCTCGTCGTCACCGGCTCCGCCTCGGGCAAGTCTCTCTGCTACCAGCTCCCCGTGCTGGAGGCCCTTGCCGCCGACCCCGCCGCCACCGCGCTGCTGCTCTTCCCGAGCAAGGCGCTCTGCCAGGACCAGTTCCTCGCCTTCGCCGACCTGCTGCACCGCGCGGGGATGCACGAGCGCCTCGCCGGCGTCTACGACGGCGACACGCCCATGCCGCTGCGCCGCCGCCTGCGAGACCGCGCCGCGGTCCTCTTTTCCAACCCGGACATGCTCCACGCCGGACTCATGCCCCAGCACGGGCGCTGGGCGCGCTTCCTGGGCGGCCTGCGCCTGGTCGCCCTCGACGAGCTGCACGTCTACTCCGGCATCTTCGGGGCCAACATGGCCAACGTTCTGCGCCGCCTGCTGCGTCTGTGCGCCCACTACGGCGCCGACCCGCGGCTCGTGGCCTGCTCCGCCACCGTTGGCAACCCCTCCGAGTTGGCGCGCGCCGTCACCGGCCGCGAGATGGCGCTTGTCGCGCGCGACGGAAGCCCGCGCGGCGCTCGCGCCTACGTCTTCTGGAACCCGCCCGTCGAGCGGCCGACGCGCTACCGCGCCCGGCGCAGCGCCAACGTGGAGGCGCACGATCTGATGGCTCTGCTCATGCAGCGGGACGTACGGACCATCGCGTTCTCCAAGGCCAAGATGACCGCCGAGATGATCGCCCGCTACGTCGCCGAGAAGCTGCGCGAGACCGCCCCGCACCTCAGCGGCGCGGTGGCGCCCTATCGCGGTGGCTATCTGCCCGAGGAGCGCCGCGCCATCGAGGCGCGTCTCTTCGGCGGCGACCTGCTGGGCGTGAGCGCGACGCCGGCCCTCGAGCTCGGCATCGATGTGGGCGGGCTCGACGCGGCCCTCATCGTGGGCTACCCCGGCACGCGCGCCTCCTTCTTTCAGCAGGCCGGGCGCGCCGGCCGCGGCGGCCGGGAGTCGCTCGTGGTGCTCGTCGGCCTGGACACACTGATCAACCAGTACGTCCTGCGCCATCCGGACCACCTGTTCGAGCGCCCGCCAGAGAGCGGGGTCGTGGAGCCGGACAACCCCTTCGTGCTGCTCGGGCACCTGCGCTGCGCCGTCCAGGAGATCCCGCTGCCGCGCGCCGAGGAGCCGCGCTTCGGGCCGCACGCCGCTGTCGTCCTGCGTGTGCTCGCCGACAACCGGAAGGTGCGCCTGGCCGCCGGCGCCTGGTACCACGCCGCCGAGGAGATGCCCCACCACGAGTTCGGCCTGCGCGGCTACGCCAACGCCAACGTCGCCCTGGAGGACGCGGCCTCCGGCGCCGTCATCGGTGAGCTGAACGAGTACGATGCGCCCTCCATCGTGCATCCCCACGCCATCTACATGCACCGGGGCGACACCTGGCGCGTGCTCGACCTGGACATGGAGCGCAAGCGCGCCCGCGTGGTTCGCGAGGAGACCGATTACTACACCCAGCCGAGCGGCGGCACCGACGTGCACCACGTCGACGCCTGCCTGCGCGCGCGCCCCTTCGGAGCGGGGCGCGCCTTCTGGGGTGAGGTGACCGCCCGCTTCGTCACGTTCGGCTATGAGAAGATCCGCTTCTACACGCTGGATGCCTTCGAAGGCGGCGAGGTGGACCCGCTGGAGCTGTGGCTGGAAACGATGGCCGTCTGGATCGTGCCGCCCGAGGAGCTGATGGCGCGCGTGCTGCGGGCAGGTCTGGACCCGCACTCGGGCCTGCGCGGCATCGGCTACGCCGCGCGCATGACCCTGCCGCTCTTCGTGGCCTGCGACACGGCCGACTTCTCCCACTCCGTGGGCTGCCGGAACGCGCCGTGGAACGCCGTCTTCGTCTACGAGCGGCACCCGCTCGGCCTCGGCTACACGGAGGCCGCCTACCGCGATCTGCACCGCGTGCTGCCGGCCGTGCTCGACACGATCCGCGGCTGCGGGTGCGCGAACGGCTGCCCATGCTGCGTCGGCAAGCCGCTGCGCCAGCAGATCGTCTTCAACCCGGAGCGAGGGGAGGCGAGCATCCCAAGCAAGGCGGCGGCCCGGATGATCCTGGAGGGGCTGCTGGGCGACGGAGCAGGCCTGCAAGCGCCCGACGACGATGCGCTGACCGATACGGACGAGGCCGCGGCGATCCGTCTGGAGCGCGCCCTTCGCCGGCGCCTGGAGCGCGGCCGGGAGCCCCAGCTTCCGCACGTCATCGCGCACCACCTGCCCGTTCGCTACCCGGACCCGGAGGACCCCTCCACGCTCGCGCAGCCCGATGCCGCCCGCCGCTCCGAGCGTCGCCGCGACTTCCACCGCGCCCTGAGCCGCCGCATCGCCGAGCGCGCGGCCGACCTGCCCGCCTCCGAGCCGGTGCCGCCCGGCCCCAACGGCGCGCCCCAGCCCCCGCCGCCGGCCGCGCAGCCGCAGCCGCCCTCGCTGGAGCCGGGGCCCCGGTCCCCCGGCGACTCGCAGGCCGCGCGCGCCCGCCGCCGGCTGCGCGAGCGCCGCGCGGGCGAGCCGGACGGCCAGTAG
- a CDS encoding family 78 glycoside hydrolase catalytic domain, with the protein MKRMALLPLLLLTSPAMATMKPTELKCEYLVNPIGIDAERPRLSWALESARRAERQTAYQVQVASSEEALAHDRPELWDSGKVESAETLQVEYAGTPLVSGQRCLWRVRSWDRDGRPSAWSRAATWEMGILRPEDWHGTWIARTTSTHYAPAPLLRRAFHLHGEVRRARAYVCGLGYQELRVNGRKVSDHVMDPGYTRYDRRALYVTYDVTDALRPGRNAVGVMLGTGWYNVHTRAVWGFHRAPWRAAPKLLLELRVEYADGRTETIGSDGAWRTSTGPIVYDSIYGGETYDARLEKPGWDAPGYDDSAWQPAVRATAPGGAVSAQAMPPIRVLHTLRPTRLTEPRPGVWVFDMGRNFAGRARLRARGPAGARVTMRYGERLAADGTLDVSRIAAHLEQTDPPQRFQTDEYVLKGGATETWQSRFTYHGFQYVQVTGYPGTPTVESLEGLEQHTDVPAAGEFHCSNPLLNRIWDNGRWSYWSNLQSIPTDCPHREKNGWTGDAHLAAEQAIYSFLPAAAYTKWVQDLGDEQRESGELPGIVPTGGWGYEWGNGPAWDSAFLLIPHYLRLYYADTRILARHYEGMKRYVDYLTGRADEGIVSIGLGDWCPYETETPVAVTSTGYYHVDARIVAEAAALLGKDEDARRYGALAESVRQAFMRRFYDPKTGQVANGSQTALSCALYQGLAGPQERTRIEANLAAAVERRGGHIDAGILGAKYLLHALTDSGRADLAYRVAAQRDLPGWGYWIEQGATTLWEDWGGGASLNHIMFGDICAWFYSALAGIRPDPSAPGFARIVLKPHVVGDLTSVRAVHHSLRGRIESTWEARDGAFEWRLHLPANTESIAWVPCAVGARVTEGGRPAGESDGVRFLREESGYRVFAVGSGEYRFGSRLP; encoded by the coding sequence ATGAAACGGATGGCCCTCCTGCCACTCCTGCTGCTCACCAGCCCCGCGATGGCAACCATGAAACCAACCGAGCTGAAGTGCGAATACCTGGTCAACCCGATCGGCATCGACGCGGAGCGCCCGCGCCTGAGTTGGGCGCTCGAGAGCGCCCGCCGCGCCGAGCGGCAGACCGCCTACCAGGTGCAGGTCGCCTCCTCCGAGGAGGCCCTCGCCCACGACCGGCCCGAGCTGTGGGACTCCGGGAAGGTGGAGTCCGCCGAGACGCTTCAGGTGGAGTACGCCGGAACGCCGCTCGTCTCCGGGCAGCGCTGCCTGTGGCGCGTGCGTTCCTGGGACCGCGACGGCCGGCCCTCCGCCTGGAGCCGCGCCGCCACGTGGGAGATGGGCATCCTGCGCCCTGAGGACTGGCACGGCACGTGGATCGCCCGAACCACCAGTACCCACTATGCCCCCGCGCCGCTGCTGCGCCGCGCCTTTCACCTGCACGGCGAGGTGCGCCGCGCCCGCGCCTACGTCTGCGGCCTGGGCTATCAAGAGCTGCGCGTGAACGGCCGCAAGGTGAGCGACCACGTGATGGACCCCGGCTACACGCGCTATGACCGCCGGGCTCTCTACGTGACCTACGACGTGACGGACGCCCTGCGCCCGGGCCGGAACGCCGTGGGCGTGATGCTCGGCACGGGATGGTACAACGTGCACACGCGCGCCGTGTGGGGCTTTCACCGTGCGCCGTGGCGGGCCGCGCCAAAGCTTCTCCTCGAGTTGCGCGTCGAGTACGCCGACGGCCGCACGGAGACGATCGGCAGCGACGGCGCCTGGCGGACCTCGACGGGCCCCATCGTCTACGACAGCATCTACGGCGGCGAGACCTACGACGCCCGCCTCGAGAAGCCCGGCTGGGACGCGCCCGGTTACGACGACTCGGCCTGGCAGCCCGCCGTGCGCGCGACGGCGCCGGGCGGCGCGGTGAGCGCGCAGGCCATGCCCCCGATCCGCGTGCTACACACACTGCGGCCGACGCGCCTCACCGAACCCCGGCCCGGCGTATGGGTGTTCGACATGGGGCGCAACTTCGCGGGCCGGGCGCGGCTGCGCGCGCGGGGCCCCGCGGGCGCCCGCGTCACGATGCGCTACGGCGAGCGCCTGGCCGCCGACGGCACCCTCGACGTCTCGCGCATCGCCGCGCATCTGGAGCAGACCGACCCGCCGCAGCGCTTCCAGACCGATGAGTACGTGCTGAAGGGCGGCGCCACCGAAACCTGGCAGTCGCGCTTCACCTATCACGGATTCCAGTACGTGCAGGTGACCGGCTACCCCGGCACGCCGACCGTCGAGAGCCTGGAGGGCCTGGAGCAGCACACCGACGTGCCCGCCGCCGGCGAGTTCCACTGCTCCAACCCACTCCTCAACCGCATCTGGGATAACGGCCGCTGGTCGTACTGGAGCAACCTTCAGTCGATCCCCACGGACTGCCCGCACCGCGAGAAGAACGGCTGGACCGGCGACGCGCACCTGGCCGCGGAACAGGCGATCTACAGCTTCCTGCCCGCCGCCGCCTACACCAAGTGGGTTCAGGACCTGGGGGACGAGCAGCGCGAGAGCGGCGAGCTGCCCGGCATCGTGCCCACGGGCGGCTGGGGCTATGAGTGGGGCAACGGGCCCGCGTGGGACAGCGCCTTCCTCCTGATCCCCCATTACCTGCGCCTCTACTACGCCGACACGCGCATCCTTGCCCGCCACTACGAGGGCATGAAACGCTACGTGGACTACCTCACCGGCCGCGCGGACGAGGGCATCGTCTCCATCGGCCTCGGCGACTGGTGCCCATACGAGACGGAGACGCCGGTGGCCGTTACGTCGACCGGCTACTACCACGTCGACGCGCGCATCGTCGCGGAGGCCGCCGCGCTCTTGGGCAAGGACGAGGACGCGCGCCGCTACGGGGCCCTCGCCGAGAGCGTCCGCCAGGCCTTCATGCGCCGGTTCTATGACCCGAAGACGGGGCAGGTAGCCAATGGGAGCCAGACGGCGCTGAGCTGCGCGCTCTACCAGGGCCTGGCCGGCCCCCAGGAGCGCACGCGCATCGAGGCCAACCTGGCCGCCGCCGTGGAGCGCCGCGGCGGCCATATCGACGCGGGTATCCTGGGCGCCAAGTACCTGCTGCACGCCCTCACCGACTCCGGCCGCGCCGACCTGGCCTACCGGGTGGCCGCTCAGCGAGATCTGCCGGGCTGGGGATACTGGATCGAGCAGGGCGCCACCACGCTGTGGGAGGACTGGGGCGGCGGCGCCTCGCTCAACCACATCATGTTCGGCGACATCTGCGCCTGGTTCTACAGCGCCCTGGCCGGCATCCGCCCCGACCCGAGCGCACCTGGCTTCGCGCGCATCGTGCTCAAGCCGCATGTCGTCGGCGACCTGACCTCGGTGCGGGCCGTGCACCACAGCCTGCGCGGGCGTATCGAGTCCACGTGGGAGGCGCGCGACGGCGCGTTCGAGTGGCGGCTGCACCTGCCGGCGAACACGGAGTCTATCGCGTGGGTGCCGTGCGCGGTGGGCGCGAGGGTCACCGAGGGCGGGCGACCGGCCGGCGAGTCGGACGGCGTCCGTTTCCTGCGCGAGGAATCGGGCTACCGCGTGTTCGCGGTGGGCTCCGGCGAGTACCGCTTCGGCTCGCGCCTGCCCTGA
- a CDS encoding sulfite exporter TauE/SafE family protein codes for MLFEAVVLAVSAAGGAIAAVAGFGIGSVLTPVLALQLGTKLAVACISVPHAAATALRLWMLRSHVDRHVLWSFGLTSAAGGLVGALLHAYAASRALAVVFGALLLFAGVMGYTGLARRMRFGRREAWVAGALSGGFGGLVGNQGGIRSAALLGFDVSRDAFVATATAIGLVVDAARMPIYLAAEGGRMAVVWPLVAISTAGALLGTMAGSLLLRRFPEPVFRRIVSAIIVALGLYMVASPWL; via the coding sequence ATGCTCTTTGAGGCGGTCGTGCTGGCGGTCTCGGCTGCCGGAGGAGCCATCGCCGCCGTCGCCGGCTTCGGCATCGGCAGTGTGCTGACCCCCGTGCTCGCGCTGCAACTGGGCACCAAGCTTGCCGTCGCGTGCATCTCGGTTCCCCACGCGGCCGCCACGGCGCTGCGCCTCTGGATGCTGCGCTCCCACGTAGACCGCCACGTGCTCTGGAGCTTCGGCCTGACGAGCGCCGCCGGGGGCCTGGTGGGCGCGCTCCTGCACGCCTACGCGGCCAGCCGGGCGCTCGCCGTGGTCTTCGGCGCGCTGCTCCTCTTTGCCGGCGTGATGGGATACACGGGGCTCGCCCGGCGGATGCGCTTCGGGCGCCGTGAGGCATGGGTGGCCGGCGCGCTCTCCGGCGGGTTTGGCGGGCTCGTGGGTAACCAGGGGGGCATCCGCTCGGCCGCGCTGCTCGGCTTCGACGTCTCGCGCGACGCGTTCGTGGCCACGGCAACGGCTATCGGCCTGGTCGTGGACGCCGCGCGCATGCCGATCTACCTGGCGGCGGAGGGTGGGCGCATGGCCGTAGTCTGGCCGCTGGTCGCCATCTCCACGGCCGGCGCGCTGCTGGGAACCATGGCGGGGAGCCTCCTGTTGCGCCGCTTCCCGGAGCCGGTGTTCCGGCGCATCGTCTCCGCCATAATCGTCGCGCTGGGCCTCTACATGGTCGCCAGCCCCTGGCTCTGA
- a CDS encoding creatininase family protein codes for MREVRWERMFADELEAAFARCPVVYFAYGLCEPHGPQCALGLDGLKAHAIARAAARAHGGIVAPPDYWHIHELSGYAAWARGHVGEVERTWLTAMPPWQHFRNVCYHVRAADSIGFHAALFITGHYGPNWQDLNDLLALLQPHASVRLRGLPDFEANTPGFDNDGRSGGDHAGKVETSLLWALEPDCVDVSRIPAPGAPGPHFAMGANARESDRRVGERMVADEVRWLGDRARELLAEYERAAPERRLSTFDDVERVWEEVVRPAVPGFRSMRQSWREEDTVPPESRWHANWRVPERW; via the coding sequence ATGCGCGAGGTGCGCTGGGAGCGCATGTTTGCCGACGAGTTGGAGGCCGCCTTCGCCCGATGCCCCGTCGTCTACTTCGCCTACGGCCTGTGCGAGCCGCACGGGCCGCAGTGCGCGCTCGGGCTCGACGGCCTGAAGGCGCACGCCATCGCCCGCGCCGCCGCGCGCGCGCACGGCGGCATCGTCGCCCCTCCGGACTACTGGCACATCCACGAGCTGAGCGGGTACGCCGCGTGGGCCAGGGGCCACGTCGGCGAGGTCGAGCGCACCTGGCTCACCGCCATGCCGCCCTGGCAGCACTTCCGCAACGTCTGCTACCATGTGCGCGCCGCCGACTCCATCGGCTTCCACGCCGCGCTCTTCATCACCGGCCACTATGGCCCCAACTGGCAGGACCTCAACGACCTGCTGGCCCTCCTTCAGCCGCACGCGAGCGTGCGCCTGCGCGGCCTGCCAGACTTCGAGGCGAACACGCCGGGGTTCGACAACGACGGCCGCAGTGGCGGCGACCACGCCGGCAAGGTGGAAACGTCCCTTCTGTGGGCACTGGAGCCCGACTGCGTCGACGTGTCGAGGATCCCCGCGCCGGGCGCGCCCGGCCCCCACTTCGCCATGGGCGCCAACGCGCGTGAGAGCGACCGGCGCGTGGGCGAGCGGATGGTGGCGGACGAGGTGCGCTGGCTGGGCGACAGGGCGCGCGAGTTGCTCGCCGAGTACGAGCGCGCCGCGCCCGAGCGTCGGCTGAGCACCTTTGATGACGTGGAGCGCGTGTGGGAGGAAGTCGTGCGGCCGGCGGTGCCCGGCTTCCGCTCGATGCGGCAGTCCTGGCGCGAGGAGGACACGGTGCCGCCGGAGTCGCGCTGGCACGCGAACTGGCGGGTGCCCGAGCGCTGGTAG
- a CDS encoding DUF1573 domain-containing protein: protein MSTVTTWRLPRHAPRAALALAALVCLAAAAPIAWRAHRRAAPGAPEDCGCTRGTAAAALRKPASGPLAPASATYRFGTVAAGAIVRHRFALRNTSGRPLTVIGVTASCSCTSARVLEPEVPAGGRAVVEVTYMPSFDLKGTYRDSRRADVYVRGHDGPVASVTVEATVRCSVMASAAEVAFGEVRSGSARERTVTLTVDRHERVRLEPAAGAARRFTRATLSPPRAGANGARVQTLRVAVLAGAPVGELKAEIGLKAQGGTRVSLPVTATVVGPVTADPDILFFADVRRGEPASLTFALRAAGAERCRVRSLRSDSPYVAARLAAGSPETMVEVTVTDRAPTGELRAHVVVRFEGSAAVVDVPVFARVE, encoded by the coding sequence ATGAGCACGGTGACCACCTGGCGCCTTCCCCGGCACGCGCCGCGAGCGGCCCTGGCTCTCGCGGCGCTCGTTTGCCTGGCCGCCGCCGCCCCGATCGCCTGGCGGGCGCACCGGCGAGCCGCGCCCGGAGCGCCCGAGGATTGCGGCTGCACGCGCGGCACCGCGGCCGCCGCCTTGCGGAAGCCCGCCTCGGGTCCCCTGGCTCCCGCCTCGGCGACCTACCGCTTCGGCACGGTCGCCGCCGGCGCCATCGTGCGCCACCGGTTCGCGCTGCGCAACACGTCGGGCCGGCCGTTGACCGTCATCGGCGTCACCGCCAGTTGCAGTTGCACCTCGGCGCGTGTGCTGGAGCCCGAAGTGCCTGCGGGCGGCCGCGCGGTGGTGGAGGTCACGTACATGCCCTCGTTCGATCTGAAGGGCACATACCGCGACTCCAGGCGCGCGGACGTCTACGTGCGGGGCCACGATGGACCGGTGGCGTCGGTGACGGTCGAGGCCACCGTCCGGTGCTCGGTGATGGCAAGCGCGGCGGAGGTCGCGTTTGGGGAGGTACGCTCCGGCTCCGCCCGGGAACGGACGGTCACGTTGACCGTGGACCGCCACGAGCGCGTCCGCCTGGAACCGGCGGCCGGCGCGGCGCGCCGGTTCACCCGCGCGACGCTGAGCCCGCCCCGGGCGGGCGCGAACGGGGCCCGGGTCCAGACGCTCCGGGTGGCGGTCCTCGCGGGCGCGCCGGTCGGGGAGCTGAAGGCCGAGATCGGGCTCAAGGCGCAGGGCGGCACTCGAGTCTCCCTCCCTGTCACGGCGACCGTCGTCGGCCCCGTCACGGCCGACCCGGACATCCTGTTCTTCGCCGACGTCCGGCGCGGCGAGCCCGCGAGCCTGACGTTCGCGCTGCGCGCGGCCGGAGCGGAGAGATGCCGGGTCCGGTCGCTACGGTCCGACAGCCCCTACGTCGCGGCGCGCCTCGCCGCGGGATCGCCCGAGACCATGGTCGAGGTGACCGTGACGGATCGCGCGCCGACGGGCGAACTCCGGGCGCACGTCGTCGTGCGGTTCGAGGGGAGCGCCGCCGTCGTCGACGTGCCCGTCTTCGCGCGCGTCGAGTAG